The stretch of DNA CGGGTCGTAGGCGCGGGTCTGGGGCGTTAGGGGAGTGCCAGCCTGGAGAGCGTCGATGTGGCGATCGATCTCAAGGGTGAGGGCCTCGCGCACGAAGCGAAAGGAGTTGAGGTTTTTGAGCTCGCAGCGCACCCCGGGGGCCGGGTCGCCGGCCGGGCGTACCGAGACGTTGGCGTCAAAGCGCATGGAGCCCTCCTGGAGGTTGCCGTCGCCGATCTCGAGCCAGACCAGCAGGCGATGGAGGGTGCGCAGGGCGCGCTCCACATCCAGGGGGCAGTGGAGGGCCGGGGCGGTGACGATTTCGATGAGGGGGGTGCCGGCGCGGTTGAGGTCGACCAGGGTGTGGTCGGGCAGGCGCTCGTGGAGGGAGCGTCCGGCGTCTTCTTCGAGGTGGATGCGCTCCAGGGGGAGGCGCGCCGGGGAGCCGTCCTGGCGCGTAAAGGGCAGCGCGCCGCCGCGGCAGATGGGGTGGCTCTGCTGGGTGAGCTGATAGCCCTTTGGGAGGTCGGGGTAGAGGTAGTGTTTGCGGTCGAAGCGGCTCCAGGGCTGCAGCTCGCAGCCCAGGGCGATGCCGGCGCGGATGGCCAGATCGACGGCCTGGTCGTTGAGGCGCGGGAGGGTGCCGGGCAGGCCCAGATCGTAGGGGGTGAGCAGGCTGTTGGGAGCCTGGTCGGTGCGCGCGGGCAGGGGGCCGGCGCTGAAGAGACGGGTGCGGGTGAGGAGTTGGCAGTGAATCTCCAGGCCGATGTCGGCCTGCCAGCGGGTGGTGTCGTAGGTGGTCATCATCGTCCTGGCGCGGGGGAGGCTGGCGAGGCGGGGAGAGGCCGGGCATCGATGAGGTCTTCGAGCGTCCGGGCGATGGCGAGGAGGTGGCGGTCGCCCCGGTGGGCGCCGATGAGTTGGAGGCCAAAGCTCAGGCGTTGCTCGGTGTGGCCCAGGGGGAGCGAGAGGGCGGGCAGGCCGGCGAGGTTGGCCGGGATGGTGAAGCGATCCCGGCGGTGATCGTGGGTCAGGGGGGCGTCCTGGCGCGGGGGGAGTTCGGGGGAGGTCGGGGTGAGGAGGGCGTCGACCCGGGTGAGCGCGGCGGTGAGTTCGGTGTGGATGAGGGCGCGGGCCTGGCGAGCCCGGCGCAGGTGGGGCGCGTCGCCGGCCAGGAGGTAGGTGCCGGTGAGGATGCGGCGGCGGACCTCGGGGCCGAGCAAGAGGGTGCGGGTCTGGCGTGCCAGGTCGTCAAAAGAGGCCGGGGTGTCGGCGGCGGTGATCGGA from Lujinxingia litoralis encodes:
- the gatB gene encoding Asp-tRNA(Asn)/Glu-tRNA(Gln) amidotransferase subunit GatB, which gives rise to MTTYDTTRWQADIGLEIHCQLLTRTRLFSAGPLPARTDQAPNSLLTPYDLGLPGTLPRLNDQAVDLAIRAGIALGCELQPWSRFDRKHYLYPDLPKGYQLTQQSHPICRGGALPFTRQDGSPARLPLERIHLEEDAGRSLHERLPDHTLVDLNRAGTPLIEIVTAPALHCPLDVERALRTLHRLLVWLEIGDGNLQEGSMRFDANVSVRPAGDPAPGVRCELKNLNSFRFVREALTLEIDRHIDALQAGTPLTPQTRAYDPRRGQTFALRAKEASVDYRYLPDPDLPPLHLTPKRIAELRAAHPEHPDAREQRLARTLELSADLASTICDSPSRADFFEDALAQRPPELPDERLPAFATILANLLVQSLLACLAPERGLSRVRDLQITPAQLTSIAALQLHQTLSATGADTLAKEVAATGHDPFAVVERLGLRQCRDPEALRALVDRVLASHPDQVQAYRDGKTKLLGFFVGQAMNAAPQKPDPQLLTTILRERLHD